A genomic region of Homo sapiens chromosome 4, GRCh38.p14 Primary Assembly contains the following coding sequences:
- the PDGFRA gene encoding platelet-derived growth factor receptor alpha isoform X3, with protein sequence MGFAETIRKFPRAMGTSHPAFLVLGCLLTGLSLILCQLSLPSILPNENEKVVQLNSSFSLRCFGESEVSWQYPMSEEESSDVEIRNEENNSGLFVTVLEVSSASAAHTGLYTCYYNHTQTEENELEGRHIYIYVPDPDVAFVPLGMTDYLVIVEDDDSAIIPCRTTDPETPVTLHNSEGVVPASYDSRQGFNGTFTVGPYICEATVKGKKFQTIPFNVYALKATSELDLEMEALKTVYKSGETIVVTCAVFNNEVVDLQWTYPGEVKGKGITMLEEIKVPSIKLVYTLTVPEATVKDSGDYECAARQATREVKEMKKVTISVHEKGFIEIKPTFSQLEAVNLHEVKHFVVEVRAYPPPRISWLKNNLTLIENLTEITTDVEKIQEIRYRSKLKLIRAKEEDSGHYTIVAQNEDAVKSYTFELLTQVPSSILDLVDDHHGSTGGQTVRCTAEGTPLPDIEWMICKDIKKCNNETSWTILANNVSNIITEIHSRDRSTVEGRVTFAKVEETIAVRCLAKNLLGAENRELKLVAPTLRSELTVAAAVLVLLVIVIISLIVLVVIWKQKPRYEIRWRVIESISPDGHEYIYVDPMQLPYDSRWEFPRDGLVLGRVLGSGAFGKVVEGTAYGLSRSQPVMKVAVKMLKPTARSSEKQALMSELKIMTHLGPHLNIVNLLGACTKSGPIYIITEYCFYGDLVNYLHKNRDSFLSHHPEKPKKELDIFGLNPADESTRSYVILSFENNGDYMDMKQADTTQYVPMLERKEVSKYSDIQRSLYDRPASYKKKSMLGWAGGVGTRCQRNLSHAQAQALLAGRPLLSGLP encoded by the exons TTTCCCAGAGCTATGGGGACTTCCCATCCGGCGTTCCTGGTCTTAGGCTGTCTTCTCACAG GGCTGAGCCTAATCCTCTGCCAGCTTTCATTACCCTCTATCCttccaaatgaaaatgaaaaggttgTGCAGCTGAATTCATCCTTTTCTCTGAGATGCTTTGGGGAGAGTGAAGTGAGCTGGCAGTACCCCATGTCTGAAGAAGAGAGCTCCGATGTggaaatcagaaatgaagaaaacaacagcGGCCTTTTTGTGACGGTCTTGGAAGTGAGCAGTGCCTCGGCGGCCCACACAGGGTTGTACACTTGCTATTACAACCACACTCAGACAGAAGAGAATGAGCTTGAAGGCAGGCACATTTACATCTATGTGCCAG ACCCAGATGTAGCCTTTGTACCTCTAGGAATGACGGATTATTTAGTCATCGTGGAGGATGATGATTCTGCCATTATACCTTGTCGCACAACTGATCCCGAGACTCCTGTAACCTTACACAACAGTGAGGGGGTGGTACCTGCCTCCTACGACAGCAGACAGGGCTTTAATGGGACCTTCACTGTAGGGCCCTATATCTGTGAGGCCACCGTCAAAGGAAAGAAGTTCCAGACCATCCCATTTAATGTTTATGCTTTAAAAG caaCATCAGAGCTGGATCTAGAAATGGAAGCTCTTAAAACCGTGTATAAGTCAGGGGAAACGATTGTGGTCACCTGTGCTGTTTTTAACAATGAGGTGGTTGACCTTCAATGGACTTACCCTGGAGAAGTG AAAGGCAAAGGCATCACAATGCTGGAAGAAATCAAAGTCCCATCCATCAAATTGGTGTACACTTTGACGGTCCCCGAGGCCACGGTGAAAGACAGTGGAGATTACGAATGTGCTGCCCGCCAGGCTACCAGGGAGgtcaaagaaatgaagaaagtcaCTATTTCTGTCCATG AGAAAGGTTTCATTGAAATCAAACCCACCTTCAGCCAGTTGGAAGCTGTCAACCTGCATGAAGTCAAACATTTTGTTGTAGAGGTGCGGGCCTACCCACCTCCCAGGATATCCTGGCTGAAAAACAATCTGACTCTGATTGAAAATCTCACTGAGATCACCACTGATGTGGAAAAGATTCAGGAAATAAG gtatcgAAGCAAATTAAAGCTGATCCGTGCTAAGGAAGAAGACAGTGGCCATTATACTATTGTAGCTCAAAATGAAGATGCTGTGAAGAGCTATACTTTTGAACTGTTAACTCAAG TTCCTTCATCCATTCTGGACTTGGTCGATGATCACCATGGCTCAACTGGGGGACAGACGGTGAGGTGCACAGCTGAAGGCACGCCGCTTCCTGATATTGAGTGGATGATATGCAAAGATATTAAGAA ATGTAATAATGAAACTTCCTGGACTATTTTGGCCAACAATGTCTCAAACATCATCACGGAGATCCACTCCCGAGACAGGAGTACCGTGGAGGGCCGTGTGACTTTCGCCAAAGTGGAGGAGACCATCGCCGTGCGATGCCTGGCTAAGAATCTCCTTGGAGCTGAGAACCGAGAGCTGAAGCTGGTGGCTCCCA CCCTGCGTTCTGAACTCACGGTGGCTGCTGCAGTCCTGGTGCTGTTGGTGATTGTGATCATCTCACTTATTGTCCTGGTTGTCATTTGGAAACAG AAACCGAGGTATGAAATTCGCTGGAGGGTCATTGAATCAATCAGCCCAGATGGACATGAATATATTTATGTGGACCCGATGCAGCTGCCTTATGACTCAAGATGGGAGTTTCCAAGAGATGGACTAGTGCTTG GTCGGGTCTTGGGGTCTGGAGCGTTTGGGAAGGTGGTTGAAGGAACAGCCTATGGATTAAGCCGGTCCCAACCTGTCATGAAAGTTGCAGTGAAGATGCTAAAAC CCACGGCCAGATCCAGTGAAAAACAAGCTCTCATGTCTGAACTGAAGATAATGACTCACCTGGGGCCACATTTGAACATTGTAAACTTGCTGGGAGCCTGCACCAAGTCAG GCCCCATTTACATCATCACAGAGTATTGCTTCTATGGAGATTTGGTCAACTATTTGCATAAGAATAGGGATAGCTTCCTGAGCCACCACCCAGAGAAGCCAAAGAAAGAGCTGGATATCTTTGGATTGAACCCTGCTGATGAAAGCACACGGAG ctatgttattttatcttttgaaaacaaTGGTGACTACATGGACATGAAGCAGGCTGATACTACACAGTATGTCCCCATgctagaaaggaaagaggtttctaAATATTCCGACATCCAGAGATCACTCTATGATCGTCCAGCCTCATATAAGAAGAAATCTATGTTAG gctgggctggtgGAGTTGGCACGAGATGTCAGAGGAACCTGAGTCATGCTCAGGCCCAAGCCCTGTTGGCAGGCAGACCACTGCTTTCTGGCCTTCCGTGA
- the PDGFRA gene encoding platelet-derived growth factor receptor alpha isoform 2 precursor (isoform 2 precursor is encoded by transcript variant 2), with the protein MGTSHPAFLVLGCLLTGLSLILCQLSLPSILPNENEKVVQLNSSFSLRCFGESEVSWQYPMSEEESSDVEIRNEENNSGLFVTVLEVSSASAAHTGLYTCYYNHTQTEENELEGRHIYIYVPDPDVAFVPLGMTDYLVIVEDDDSAIIPCRTTDPETPVTLHNSEGVVPASYDSRQGFNGTFTVGPYICEATVKGKKFQTIPFNVYALKATSELDLEMEALKTVYKSGETIVVTCAVFNNEVVDLQWTYPGEVKGKGITMLEEIKVPSIKLVYTLTVPEATVKDSGDYECAARQATREVKEMKKVTISVHEKGFIEIKPTFSQLEAVNLHEVKHFVVEVRAYPPPRISWLKNNLTLIENLTEITTDVEKIQEIRYRSKLKLIRAKEEDSGHYTIVAQNEDAVKSYTFELLTQVPSSILDLVDDHHGSTGGQTVRCTAEGTPLPDIEWMICKDIKKCNNETSWTILANNVSNIITEIHSRDRSTVEGRVTFAKVEETIAVRCLAKNLLGAENRELKLVAPTLRSELTVAAAVLVLLVIVIISLIVLVVIWKQKPRYEIRWRVIESISPDGHEYIYVDPMQLPYDSRWEFPRDGLVLGRVLGSGAFGKVVEGTAYGLSRSQPVMKVAVKMLKPTARSSEKQALMSELKIMTHLGPHLNIVNLLGACTKSGPIYIITEYCFYGDLVNYLHKNRDSFLSHHPEKPKKELDIFGLNPADESTRSYVILSFENNGDYMDMKQADTTQYVPMLERKEVSKYSDIQRSLYDRPASYKKKSMLGWAGGVGTRCQRNLSHAQAQALLAGRPLLSGLP; encoded by the exons ATGGGGACTTCCCATCCGGCGTTCCTGGTCTTAGGCTGTCTTCTCACAG GGCTGAGCCTAATCCTCTGCCAGCTTTCATTACCCTCTATCCttccaaatgaaaatgaaaaggttgTGCAGCTGAATTCATCCTTTTCTCTGAGATGCTTTGGGGAGAGTGAAGTGAGCTGGCAGTACCCCATGTCTGAAGAAGAGAGCTCCGATGTggaaatcagaaatgaagaaaacaacagcGGCCTTTTTGTGACGGTCTTGGAAGTGAGCAGTGCCTCGGCGGCCCACACAGGGTTGTACACTTGCTATTACAACCACACTCAGACAGAAGAGAATGAGCTTGAAGGCAGGCACATTTACATCTATGTGCCAG ACCCAGATGTAGCCTTTGTACCTCTAGGAATGACGGATTATTTAGTCATCGTGGAGGATGATGATTCTGCCATTATACCTTGTCGCACAACTGATCCCGAGACTCCTGTAACCTTACACAACAGTGAGGGGGTGGTACCTGCCTCCTACGACAGCAGACAGGGCTTTAATGGGACCTTCACTGTAGGGCCCTATATCTGTGAGGCCACCGTCAAAGGAAAGAAGTTCCAGACCATCCCATTTAATGTTTATGCTTTAAAAG caaCATCAGAGCTGGATCTAGAAATGGAAGCTCTTAAAACCGTGTATAAGTCAGGGGAAACGATTGTGGTCACCTGTGCTGTTTTTAACAATGAGGTGGTTGACCTTCAATGGACTTACCCTGGAGAAGTG AAAGGCAAAGGCATCACAATGCTGGAAGAAATCAAAGTCCCATCCATCAAATTGGTGTACACTTTGACGGTCCCCGAGGCCACGGTGAAAGACAGTGGAGATTACGAATGTGCTGCCCGCCAGGCTACCAGGGAGgtcaaagaaatgaagaaagtcaCTATTTCTGTCCATG AGAAAGGTTTCATTGAAATCAAACCCACCTTCAGCCAGTTGGAAGCTGTCAACCTGCATGAAGTCAAACATTTTGTTGTAGAGGTGCGGGCCTACCCACCTCCCAGGATATCCTGGCTGAAAAACAATCTGACTCTGATTGAAAATCTCACTGAGATCACCACTGATGTGGAAAAGATTCAGGAAATAAG gtatcgAAGCAAATTAAAGCTGATCCGTGCTAAGGAAGAAGACAGTGGCCATTATACTATTGTAGCTCAAAATGAAGATGCTGTGAAGAGCTATACTTTTGAACTGTTAACTCAAG TTCCTTCATCCATTCTGGACTTGGTCGATGATCACCATGGCTCAACTGGGGGACAGACGGTGAGGTGCACAGCTGAAGGCACGCCGCTTCCTGATATTGAGTGGATGATATGCAAAGATATTAAGAA ATGTAATAATGAAACTTCCTGGACTATTTTGGCCAACAATGTCTCAAACATCATCACGGAGATCCACTCCCGAGACAGGAGTACCGTGGAGGGCCGTGTGACTTTCGCCAAAGTGGAGGAGACCATCGCCGTGCGATGCCTGGCTAAGAATCTCCTTGGAGCTGAGAACCGAGAGCTGAAGCTGGTGGCTCCCA CCCTGCGTTCTGAACTCACGGTGGCTGCTGCAGTCCTGGTGCTGTTGGTGATTGTGATCATCTCACTTATTGTCCTGGTTGTCATTTGGAAACAG AAACCGAGGTATGAAATTCGCTGGAGGGTCATTGAATCAATCAGCCCAGATGGACATGAATATATTTATGTGGACCCGATGCAGCTGCCTTATGACTCAAGATGGGAGTTTCCAAGAGATGGACTAGTGCTTG GTCGGGTCTTGGGGTCTGGAGCGTTTGGGAAGGTGGTTGAAGGAACAGCCTATGGATTAAGCCGGTCCCAACCTGTCATGAAAGTTGCAGTGAAGATGCTAAAAC CCACGGCCAGATCCAGTGAAAAACAAGCTCTCATGTCTGAACTGAAGATAATGACTCACCTGGGGCCACATTTGAACATTGTAAACTTGCTGGGAGCCTGCACCAAGTCAG GCCCCATTTACATCATCACAGAGTATTGCTTCTATGGAGATTTGGTCAACTATTTGCATAAGAATAGGGATAGCTTCCTGAGCCACCACCCAGAGAAGCCAAAGAAAGAGCTGGATATCTTTGGATTGAACCCTGCTGATGAAAGCACACGGAG ctatgttattttatcttttgaaaacaaTGGTGACTACATGGACATGAAGCAGGCTGATACTACACAGTATGTCCCCATgctagaaaggaaagaggtttctaAATATTCCGACATCCAGAGATCACTCTATGATCGTCCAGCCTCATATAAGAAGAAATCTATGTTAG gctgggctggtgGAGTTGGCACGAGATGTCAGAGGAACCTGAGTCATGCTCAGGCCCAAGCCCTGTTGGCAGGCAGACCACTGCTTTCTGGCCTTCCGTGA
- the PDGFRA gene encoding platelet-derived growth factor receptor alpha isoform X2, whose amino-acid sequence MLPRLVLNSWAQMICLPQLPKFPRAMGTSHPAFLVLGCLLTGLSLILCQLSLPSILPNENEKVVQLNSSFSLRCFGESEVSWQYPMSEEESSDVEIRNEENNSGLFVTVLEVSSASAAHTGLYTCYYNHTQTEENELEGRHIYIYVPDPDVAFVPLGMTDYLVIVEDDDSAIIPCRTTDPETPVTLHNSEGVVPASYDSRQGFNGTFTVGPYICEATVKGKKFQTIPFNVYALKATSELDLEMEALKTVYKSGETIVVTCAVFNNEVVDLQWTYPGEVKGKGITMLEEIKVPSIKLVYTLTVPEATVKDSGDYECAARQATREVKEMKKVTISVHEKGFIEIKPTFSQLEAVNLHEVKHFVVEVRAYPPPRISWLKNNLTLIENLTEITTDVEKIQEIRYRSKLKLIRAKEEDSGHYTIVAQNEDAVKSYTFELLTQVPSSILDLVDDHHGSTGGQTVRCTAEGTPLPDIEWMICKDIKKCNNETSWTILANNVSNIITEIHSRDRSTVEGRVTFAKVEETIAVRCLAKNLLGAENRELKLVAPTLRSELTVAAAVLVLLVIVIISLIVLVVIWKQKPRYEIRWRVIESISPDGHEYIYVDPMQLPYDSRWEFPRDGLVLGRVLGSGAFGKVVEGTAYGLSRSQPVMKVAVKMLKPTARSSEKQALMSELKIMTHLGPHLNIVNLLGACTKSGPIYIITEYCFYGDLVNYLHKNRDSFLSHHPEKPKKELDIFGLNPADESTRSYVILSFENNGDYMDMKQADTTQYVPMLERKEVSKYSDIQRSLYDRPASYKKKSMLGWAGGVGTRCQRNLSHAQAQALLAGRPLLSGLP is encoded by the exons TTTCCCAGAGCTATGGGGACTTCCCATCCGGCGTTCCTGGTCTTAGGCTGTCTTCTCACAG GGCTGAGCCTAATCCTCTGCCAGCTTTCATTACCCTCTATCCttccaaatgaaaatgaaaaggttgTGCAGCTGAATTCATCCTTTTCTCTGAGATGCTTTGGGGAGAGTGAAGTGAGCTGGCAGTACCCCATGTCTGAAGAAGAGAGCTCCGATGTggaaatcagaaatgaagaaaacaacagcGGCCTTTTTGTGACGGTCTTGGAAGTGAGCAGTGCCTCGGCGGCCCACACAGGGTTGTACACTTGCTATTACAACCACACTCAGACAGAAGAGAATGAGCTTGAAGGCAGGCACATTTACATCTATGTGCCAG ACCCAGATGTAGCCTTTGTACCTCTAGGAATGACGGATTATTTAGTCATCGTGGAGGATGATGATTCTGCCATTATACCTTGTCGCACAACTGATCCCGAGACTCCTGTAACCTTACACAACAGTGAGGGGGTGGTACCTGCCTCCTACGACAGCAGACAGGGCTTTAATGGGACCTTCACTGTAGGGCCCTATATCTGTGAGGCCACCGTCAAAGGAAAGAAGTTCCAGACCATCCCATTTAATGTTTATGCTTTAAAAG caaCATCAGAGCTGGATCTAGAAATGGAAGCTCTTAAAACCGTGTATAAGTCAGGGGAAACGATTGTGGTCACCTGTGCTGTTTTTAACAATGAGGTGGTTGACCTTCAATGGACTTACCCTGGAGAAGTG AAAGGCAAAGGCATCACAATGCTGGAAGAAATCAAAGTCCCATCCATCAAATTGGTGTACACTTTGACGGTCCCCGAGGCCACGGTGAAAGACAGTGGAGATTACGAATGTGCTGCCCGCCAGGCTACCAGGGAGgtcaaagaaatgaagaaagtcaCTATTTCTGTCCATG AGAAAGGTTTCATTGAAATCAAACCCACCTTCAGCCAGTTGGAAGCTGTCAACCTGCATGAAGTCAAACATTTTGTTGTAGAGGTGCGGGCCTACCCACCTCCCAGGATATCCTGGCTGAAAAACAATCTGACTCTGATTGAAAATCTCACTGAGATCACCACTGATGTGGAAAAGATTCAGGAAATAAG gtatcgAAGCAAATTAAAGCTGATCCGTGCTAAGGAAGAAGACAGTGGCCATTATACTATTGTAGCTCAAAATGAAGATGCTGTGAAGAGCTATACTTTTGAACTGTTAACTCAAG TTCCTTCATCCATTCTGGACTTGGTCGATGATCACCATGGCTCAACTGGGGGACAGACGGTGAGGTGCACAGCTGAAGGCACGCCGCTTCCTGATATTGAGTGGATGATATGCAAAGATATTAAGAA ATGTAATAATGAAACTTCCTGGACTATTTTGGCCAACAATGTCTCAAACATCATCACGGAGATCCACTCCCGAGACAGGAGTACCGTGGAGGGCCGTGTGACTTTCGCCAAAGTGGAGGAGACCATCGCCGTGCGATGCCTGGCTAAGAATCTCCTTGGAGCTGAGAACCGAGAGCTGAAGCTGGTGGCTCCCA CCCTGCGTTCTGAACTCACGGTGGCTGCTGCAGTCCTGGTGCTGTTGGTGATTGTGATCATCTCACTTATTGTCCTGGTTGTCATTTGGAAACAG AAACCGAGGTATGAAATTCGCTGGAGGGTCATTGAATCAATCAGCCCAGATGGACATGAATATATTTATGTGGACCCGATGCAGCTGCCTTATGACTCAAGATGGGAGTTTCCAAGAGATGGACTAGTGCTTG GTCGGGTCTTGGGGTCTGGAGCGTTTGGGAAGGTGGTTGAAGGAACAGCCTATGGATTAAGCCGGTCCCAACCTGTCATGAAAGTTGCAGTGAAGATGCTAAAAC CCACGGCCAGATCCAGTGAAAAACAAGCTCTCATGTCTGAACTGAAGATAATGACTCACCTGGGGCCACATTTGAACATTGTAAACTTGCTGGGAGCCTGCACCAAGTCAG GCCCCATTTACATCATCACAGAGTATTGCTTCTATGGAGATTTGGTCAACTATTTGCATAAGAATAGGGATAGCTTCCTGAGCCACCACCCAGAGAAGCCAAAGAAAGAGCTGGATATCTTTGGATTGAACCCTGCTGATGAAAGCACACGGAG ctatgttattttatcttttgaaaacaaTGGTGACTACATGGACATGAAGCAGGCTGATACTACACAGTATGTCCCCATgctagaaaggaaagaggtttctaAATATTCCGACATCCAGAGATCACTCTATGATCGTCCAGCCTCATATAAGAAGAAATCTATGTTAG gctgggctggtgGAGTTGGCACGAGATGTCAGAGGAACCTGAGTCATGCTCAGGCCCAAGCCCTGTTGGCAGGCAGACCACTGCTTTCTGGCCTTCCGTGA